Proteins from a single region of Stappia sp. ES.058:
- a CDS encoding TerB N-terminal domain-containing protein, with protein sequence MLQSVSNQALGGRDLELLLILAGIAVIFYIFRRQEGATGSSSPSQATMSGIPEERWQQAGASRQYKSSRQTASAASPARWVSPGDKVAIAGLEILGGNFYFGQSLCATDFDQPENCLVNPSLMIGRGGDPAGQSMPYWPSYSRIHPNARRSYLEWLASARDDPDASIGYVFLYFYGLERRFFVDEASRDNDAIIDEVRRLISIYGRNGSFRNYATQFLEFASPLSGNLRTRPEIDAEASHGFEFPLPARLYLGARLADGQVLDAEDCLLWFVSLPETRLRTPAKRCFDLFQTLWKIRFQERHPEGLKVRTPKRTLKNTGYRAASGTFTATLTGATAIPDITSLTSPLKGFAAIAETCTSDLESYSRFVGKRPEDAQSTEAAVLLPKAFLSCDDDNPLKALSQKISETFAGRPTGKIALAELCEKVGLGAPGEGKVPASLFNKLGAALDRLDIGYEPDRRYGAVPPPPDGTVVFFRAANAAAVDQDRAQFHAARTIVEINALAAWADGVVDASELATLQQEISAVPGLGPVERVRLLAYASALLGGTANSRALMKGLAKLDDAGRRRVAQATVAVVLADGHVSHSEVVFIEKLWKTLGFPKEELYGALHSGNVVAEEPVTVMTETSEPGHPIPPPPAPAPVSATRAQVDIDNDRLTRILSETSAVSSLLSEIFIEEEASVTPHRPQASSHRRPFDGLDTEHGDLLLFLLTEQRVERSAFEGRAKELRVLPDGAIETINEWGFELYDEPVLEDDDELTVAEHMRPLLHEICRETKEMRS encoded by the coding sequence ATGCTGCAATCTGTTTCAAACCAAGCTCTTGGAGGAAGAGACTTGGAACTCTTGCTGATTCTCGCCGGTATTGCCGTCATTTTCTACATTTTCAGACGACAAGAAGGCGCCACAGGAAGTTCTTCGCCCTCGCAGGCCACTATGTCAGGGATCCCGGAGGAGCGCTGGCAACAAGCGGGTGCGTCCCGACAATACAAATCCTCAAGGCAAACCGCTTCAGCGGCATCTCCCGCACGCTGGGTGTCTCCCGGAGACAAGGTCGCAATCGCCGGCTTGGAGATATTGGGCGGGAATTTCTATTTCGGACAATCGCTTTGCGCGACGGATTTCGATCAACCGGAGAATTGCCTCGTCAATCCCAGCCTCATGATCGGCCGCGGAGGTGATCCCGCCGGTCAGTCCATGCCGTATTGGCCCTCCTATAGCCGGATCCATCCGAATGCCCGCCGATCCTATCTCGAATGGCTGGCATCCGCGCGCGACGATCCCGATGCCTCTATCGGGTACGTCTTTCTCTATTTTTATGGCCTCGAGCGACGTTTTTTCGTCGATGAGGCGTCTCGAGACAATGACGCCATCATCGATGAAGTGCGGCGCCTGATTTCGATTTATGGCCGAAACGGATCGTTTCGAAACTACGCAACGCAATTCCTCGAATTTGCCTCGCCGCTTTCCGGCAATCTCCGCACGAGACCCGAAATCGACGCCGAGGCAAGTCACGGCTTCGAATTCCCCCTCCCCGCACGCCTGTATCTGGGTGCCCGGCTTGCCGATGGTCAGGTCCTCGACGCGGAAGATTGCCTGCTCTGGTTCGTATCATTGCCCGAGACGCGCCTGCGAACACCGGCAAAACGGTGCTTTGATCTGTTCCAGACCCTTTGGAAGATCCGTTTTCAGGAACGTCATCCCGAAGGCCTCAAGGTCCGCACGCCAAAGCGCACCTTGAAGAATACCGGCTACCGAGCCGCCAGCGGCACCTTCACGGCCACCCTGACCGGTGCCACAGCAATTCCTGACATCACGAGCCTGACAAGCCCGCTGAAAGGTTTCGCCGCCATCGCGGAGACCTGCACGAGCGACCTGGAGAGCTACAGCCGCTTTGTCGGCAAGCGGCCGGAGGATGCGCAAAGCACCGAGGCCGCGGTGCTTCTGCCAAAGGCCTTCCTGTCGTGCGACGATGACAATCCCCTCAAGGCACTTTCGCAAAAAATCTCCGAGACGTTTGCCGGACGGCCAACGGGCAAGATCGCTTTGGCCGAGCTTTGCGAAAAGGTGGGATTGGGAGCGCCGGGAGAGGGGAAGGTCCCCGCCTCCCTCTTCAACAAGCTGGGCGCCGCGCTCGACCGGCTCGACATCGGCTATGAACCCGACCGTCGCTACGGTGCGGTTCCGCCTCCCCCCGATGGTACGGTCGTTTTCTTCCGGGCCGCCAATGCGGCGGCTGTGGATCAGGATCGCGCGCAGTTCCACGCGGCGCGGACCATCGTGGAAATCAATGCTCTGGCCGCTTGGGCCGACGGCGTCGTGGATGCGAGCGAACTTGCGACCCTGCAGCAGGAAATAAGTGCGGTACCCGGGCTTGGTCCTGTCGAGCGCGTCCGTCTCCTTGCGTACGCCAGCGCCCTCCTTGGCGGCACCGCCAACAGCCGCGCGCTCATGAAGGGACTGGCAAAACTGGACGACGCCGGTCGCCGCCGCGTCGCGCAGGCCACCGTGGCCGTCGTCCTTGCCGACGGTCATGTCTCGCACTCGGAAGTCGTCTTCATCGAGAAGCTCTGGAAAACGCTGGGCTTCCCGAAGGAAGAGCTCTATGGCGCCCTTCACAGCGGCAACGTGGTCGCCGAGGAGCCCGTCACGGTCATGACGGAAACATCGGAGCCCGGACATCCCATTCCGCCGCCTCCGGCACCGGCACCTGTATCTGCAACAAGGGCGCAAGTGGATATCGACAACGATCGACTGACCCGTATCCTTTCCGAGACCAGTGCCGTTTCCAGTCTTCTCTCCGAAATTTTCATCGAAGAGGAAGCCTCGGTCACCCCTCACCGTCCCCAGGCAAGTTCGCACCGGCGGCCGTTCGACGGCCTGGATACGGAACACGGAGATCTCCTTCTCTTCCTGCTCACTGAACAACGGGTCGAGCGCTCGGCCTTCGAGGGACGCGCGAAGGAACTTCGCGTGCTGCCGGATGGCGCGATCGAGACAATCAACGAATGGGGCTTCGAGCTCTACGACGAACCCGTTCTCGAGGATGACGATGAACTGACGGTGGCCGAACACATGCGGCCGCTGTTGCATGAAATATGTCGGGAAACGAAGGAAATGCGCTCATGA
- a CDS encoding cyclopropane-fatty-acyl-phospholipid synthase family protein gives MDIPRIFNITESRHRIHNPFTPAKYDTLGRVLRMKPGTSILDLGSGSGEMLCTWARDFGINGTSIDMSRVFSEQAKARAEALGVSDQVNFIHDDATGYVSDEKVGVAACVGATWIGGGVAGAIDLLAKSLLPNGIILIGEPYWLKTPPSEEVAKGCGAGSISDFLMLPNLIGSFGELGYDVVEMVLADREGWDRYEAAKWLTMRHWLEENPDDDFASEVRTHLTSEPTRYAEYTREYLGWGVFALMAR, from the coding sequence ATGGATATTCCCCGCATTTTCAACATCACAGAAAGCAGACACCGCATTCACAACCCTTTCACCCCCGCCAAGTACGACACGCTCGGCAGGGTGCTGCGGATGAAGCCTGGCACCAGCATACTCGATCTCGGCAGTGGCTCGGGAGAGATGCTGTGCACCTGGGCGCGCGATTTCGGTATCAATGGCACAAGCATTGACATGAGCCGGGTGTTTTCCGAACAGGCGAAAGCGCGCGCCGAAGCGCTCGGCGTTTCCGATCAGGTCAACTTCATCCACGATGACGCTACGGGCTATGTCTCCGATGAAAAGGTTGGTGTAGCCGCCTGTGTCGGCGCCACATGGATTGGCGGGGGCGTTGCCGGTGCTATCGACCTTCTGGCCAAGAGCCTTCTTCCCAATGGGATCATTCTCATCGGCGAGCCCTACTGGCTTAAGACCCCTCCCAGCGAAGAGGTCGCCAAGGGATGTGGCGCCGGTTCGATCTCGGATTTTCTGATGCTTCCGAACCTGATCGGCTCCTTCGGAGAGCTTGGTTACGATGTCGTCGAAATGGTTCTGGCGGATCGGGAAGGCTGGGATAGGTACGAGGCCGCGAAATGGCTCACCATGCGCCATTGGCTGGAGGAAAACCCCGATGATGACTTCGCGTCTGAAGTCCGAACACATCTGACGTCAGAACCCACACGGTACGCAGAGTACACGCGTGAGTATTTGGGGTGGGGCGTGTTCGCGCTGATGGCCCGATAG
- a CDS encoding YjhX family toxin gives MRKKRLIESRSGSPYRISKRGRLSVRAQPDNQGA, from the coding sequence TTGCGGAAGAAGCGCCTTATCGAGTCCCGGTCTGGCAGTCCATATCGCATCTCGAAACGCGGACGGCTCTCCGTTCGCGCTCAACCCGACAACCAAGGTGCCTAA
- a CDS encoding amidase family protein, giving the protein MPHSPTDPSGGLVEQLDLAPVRNGSLDGLHFTVKDNIDLAGYKTSYGSPAWRDAHPAPVHNALCVDQLLASGARCVGKVVADEFTYSLDGESFYFGTPRNAKAPDRVPGGSSSGSAASVANGLADFSLCTDAGGSVRVPASLCGLWGMRPSLHRISEAGVLPFQPSVSTVGVLAYRFEVLDAAMRVLLNAPASSMPSPRRMLVLQDALEIADAAVRDEVGSALDRIAERTGIVIEPVRFSEIVGEACELKVCNLNGLRDLQTAEFQSTVGNWIEACKPELGFTFSMAYGNVQRFDRIAALDNMARCESLFRQINAFFTPETVICFPTTPKIAPRKDSLNTLEAVMDFYDPTMTITAFSGVARLPEISVPLLTVDNCPVGLSFVAGHYQDEFLLSAVKRIIS; this is encoded by the coding sequence ATGCCTCACTCTCCAACAGACCCATCCGGCGGACTGGTCGAACAGCTTGACCTAGCACCAGTACGTAACGGTTCGCTGGATGGGCTTCACTTCACCGTGAAAGATAACATCGACCTTGCGGGATATAAGACCTCCTATGGAAGCCCCGCTTGGCGGGACGCACATCCCGCACCTGTTCACAACGCCCTCTGCGTTGATCAACTGCTTGCCTCTGGAGCGCGCTGCGTCGGGAAGGTCGTGGCGGATGAGTTCACGTATAGCCTCGACGGGGAGAGCTTCTATTTTGGCACCCCCCGAAACGCGAAAGCACCGGATCGCGTCCCCGGTGGCTCGTCCAGCGGCTCGGCTGCTTCCGTCGCCAATGGTCTTGCGGATTTTTCTCTTTGCACGGACGCGGGAGGTTCGGTCCGTGTTCCGGCAAGCCTTTGCGGTCTTTGGGGGATGCGTCCCTCCCTTCATCGGATTTCCGAGGCTGGCGTTTTGCCGTTCCAGCCAAGCGTCAGTACCGTAGGCGTGTTGGCGTATCGGTTCGAGGTGCTCGATGCGGCGATGCGCGTCTTGCTGAACGCTCCCGCATCGTCGATGCCGTCGCCACGGCGTATGCTCGTCTTGCAGGATGCGCTGGAGATCGCGGATGCCGCCGTTCGAGATGAAGTTGGCAGCGCATTGGATCGAATAGCAGAACGCACCGGCATTGTGATTGAGCCGGTAAGGTTTTCCGAAATCGTCGGGGAGGCGTGCGAGCTGAAGGTCTGCAACCTGAATGGATTGCGTGATCTGCAGACCGCCGAATTCCAGAGCACGGTCGGCAACTGGATCGAAGCTTGCAAGCCCGAACTCGGCTTCACGTTCTCGATGGCCTACGGAAATGTCCAGAGGTTCGACCGCATCGCGGCGCTGGACAACATGGCGAGGTGTGAAAGCCTCTTCCGGCAGATCAACGCCTTCTTCACCCCGGAAACGGTGATCTGCTTCCCTACGACGCCGAAAATCGCTCCCCGGAAAGACTCCCTGAACACGCTTGAAGCGGTGATGGACTTCTATGATCCGACGATGACCATCACCGCGTTTTCCGGCGTGGCACGCTTGCCGGAAATCTCTGTTCCGCTATTGACCGTGGACAACTGTCCGGTTGGCTTGTCCTTCGTTGCAGGCCACTATCAGGACGAGTTTCTGTTGAGCGCGGTAAAGAGAATAATCAGTTGA
- the msrA gene encoding peptide-methionine (S)-S-oxide reductase MsrA has protein sequence MSFMTMLSNKFSLVDHAAALPGRDTAIMTPGRHAVTDVPIDLAPGEGQEEVLIGLGCFWGAERLFWQLPGVVVTAVGYAGGPTPNPTYNEVCTGRTGHTEAVRVVFDTTVVSREDLLRAFWEGHDPTQGMRQGNDTGTQYRSAIYYTTPEMKDAAEASAAAYTQALREAGHSRAITTEIRPMEAFYFAEEPHQQYLAKNPGGYCGLGGTGVACPAPAPAG, from the coding sequence ATGTCGTTCATGACCATGCTCAGCAACAAGTTTTCGCTCGTCGACCACGCCGCCGCCCTTCCCGGGCGCGATACGGCGATCATGACGCCGGGCCGCCATGCGGTGACGGACGTGCCCATCGATCTCGCACCCGGCGAGGGCCAGGAAGAGGTGCTCATCGGACTTGGCTGTTTCTGGGGCGCGGAACGGCTCTTCTGGCAGCTTCCAGGCGTTGTGGTCACGGCTGTCGGTTATGCGGGCGGCCCGACTCCTAACCCGACCTACAACGAGGTCTGCACCGGTCGCACCGGCCATACCGAAGCGGTTCGCGTGGTTTTCGACACGACAGTGGTGTCGCGGGAAGATCTCTTGCGTGCGTTCTGGGAGGGACACGATCCGACCCAGGGCATGCGGCAAGGCAATGACACGGGCACGCAGTATCGCTCGGCGATCTATTACACCACACCTGAGATGAAGGACGCGGCGGAGGCCTCGGCCGCTGCCTACACGCAGGCCCTGCGCGAGGCCGGGCATTCCCGCGCGATCACCACCGAAATCAGGCCGATGGAGGCCTTCTATTTCGCCGAGGAGCCGCACCAGCAGTATCTCGCTAAAAACCCCGGCGGCTATTGCGGCCTTGGAGGAACGGGTGTGGCATGCCCCGCGCCGGCACCGGCCGGATAG